A stretch of DNA from Actinomycetota bacterium:
TGGGACCGGTTTAGCGGTCCACTTCGCCCATGACGGGGTCGACGGTGGAGATGATGGCCACGGCGTCGGCCAGCAGGCCGCCTCGCATCATGTGGGGGAGGGACTGGAGGTTGACGAACGACGGGGCCCGGATGTGCATGCGGTAGGGCTTGGGGGAACCGTCTGAGACCAGGTAGCAGCCCAGCTCGCCCCGGGGGGACTCGACGGGGATGTAGACCTCGCCTGCGGGGACCTTGAAGCCCTCGGTGAAGATCTTGAAGTGGTGGATGAGGGCCTCCATCGACTCGTCGATGCGGGCCCGGGGTGGGGGCGTGACCTTCTTGTCCTGCACCCGGTAGTCACCCGAGGGCATGTTGTCGAGGCACTGGGCCACGATCTTGTGCGACTCGCGGATCTCGTTCATGCGGATGGCGTAGCGGTCGAAGGTGTCGCCGTAGGTGCCCGAGATGACGTCGAAGTCGACCTGGTCGTAGGCCAGGTAGGGCATGTCCTTGCGCAGGTCCCAGGGCACGCCCGTCGAGCGCAGGATGGGGCCGGTGATGCCCAGGGCCAGGCACTCCTCGGCGGTGATCACCCCGACCCCTTGGGTGCGCTCGGCCAGGATGGGCTGGTTGGTCAGCAGGGTGTCGTACTCGTCGAGCCGCTTGGGGATCACGTCGAGGATCTGGCGCACGTCGTCGCGCCAGCCGTCGGGCAGGTCGGCGGCCACCCCGCCGGGACGGATGTAGTTGTGGTTCATCCGCAGGCCCGAGCACTTCTCGAAGAAGGCGAGGATCATCTCCCGCTCGCGGAAGCCGTAGATCATCATCGAGACGGCGCCCAGGTCCATCCCGTTGGTGGCCATCCACAGGCAGTGCGACGACATGCGGTTGAGCTCGCACATCATCATCCTGATCCACGTCGCCCGGGGCGGGACCTCGATCTCCAGCAGCTTCTCGGTGGCCAGCGAGAAGACCAGCTCGTTGAAGAGCGGCGAGGTGTAGTCCATCCGGGTGGTGTTGGTGCACCCCTGGAGGAAGGTCAGCTCCTCGCCCGTCTTCTCCATGCCGGTGTGCAGGTAGCCGATCACCGGCTTGACGGCCACGACGGTCTCGCCGTCGAGCTCCATCATCAGGCGCAGAACGCCGTGGGTCGACGGGTGCTGAGGGCCCATGTTGATGAGCATGGTGTCGCGGTCGGTGGCCACCCGGTCGA
This window harbors:
- a CDS encoding NADH-quinone oxidoreductase subunit D → MTDVATSTGMRVDAVGQAALRQPECVLRLPHLPEDVDRVATDRDTMLINMGPQHPSTHGVLRLMMELDGETVVAVKPVIGYLHTGMEKTGEELTFLQGCTNTTRMDYTSPLFNELVFSLATEKLLEIEVPPRATWIRMMMCELNRMSSHCLWMATNGMDLGAVSMMIYGFREREMILAFFEKCSGLRMNHNYIRPGGVAADLPDGWRDDVRQILDVIPKRLDEYDTLLTNQPILAERTQGVGVITAEECLALGITGPILRSTGVPWDLRKDMPYLAYDQVDFDVISGTYGDTFDRYAIRMNEIRESHKIVAQCLDNMPSGDYRVQDKKVTPPPRARIDESMEALIHHFKIFTEGFKVPAGEVYIPVESPRGELGCYLVSDGSPKPYRMHIRAPSFVNLQSLPHMMRGGLLADAVAIISTVDPVMGEVDR